One genomic region from Aliarcobacter cryaerophilus ATCC 43158 encodes:
- a CDS encoding glucose-6-phosphate isomerase — protein sequence MKNNLYYPKVSLSDEDIFLEIKKEREEIGYYSLPHSDITNLKKELDSLDFQQKNIAIIGIGGSTLGTYAIYNFLKYHKQKNKSLKKEIFFFESTDPVNLNGTISQFNLEDTLFIVISKSGTTIETISIFKYLSSIIKMDKSNLLVITENDSKLNSFAKVNDIKTFDIPKNVGGRFSVLSNVGLVPLYLAGFDIDELLNGARRISTSFFEQYELFTHLIKKARTYYEYKDIYNINAVFSYSQLLEGFNKWYIQLWGESLGKIDANNTNQGLTPIGLLGPVDQHSFLQLIVEGKRDKTVTFIKIKDFKDDTKIAPISLSGLEELDYINNLDFKELINLQADATIASVKEYKKDIPIDLIEIEEISEYEIGKLLFYYELLTSIVGKLLRINTYDQPGVEGGKIILKEMLKSKN from the coding sequence GTGAAAAATAATCTATATTATCCAAAAGTATCTCTAAGCGATGAAGATATTTTCTTAGAGATAAAAAAAGAGCGTGAAGAGATAGGTTACTACTCTTTGCCTCATAGTGATATAACAAATCTAAAAAAAGAGTTAGATTCTCTTGATTTTCAACAAAAAAATATTGCTATAATTGGAATTGGTGGAAGTACTTTAGGAACTTATGCAATATACAACTTCTTAAAATATCATAAACAAAAAAATAAATCTTTAAAAAAAGAGATTTTTTTCTTTGAAAGTACAGACCCTGTAAACTTAAATGGAACAATCTCTCAGTTTAATTTAGAAGATACTTTGTTTATAGTTATTTCAAAATCAGGTACAACTATTGAAACAATTTCTATTTTTAAATATTTAAGTTCAATTATAAAAATGGATAAATCAAATCTTTTAGTAATAACTGAAAATGATAGCAAACTAAATAGTTTTGCAAAAGTAAATGATATAAAAACTTTTGATATTCCAAAAAATGTTGGTGGAAGATTTTCTGTTTTATCAAATGTTGGATTAGTTCCTTTATATTTAGCTGGTTTTGATATTGATGAGCTTTTAAATGGAGCTAGAAGAATATCTACATCATTTTTTGAACAGTATGAACTTTTTACTCATTTAATAAAAAAAGCTAGAACTTACTATGAATACAAAGATATTTACAATATAAATGCAGTTTTTTCATACTCTCAACTTTTAGAAGGTTTTAATAAGTGGTATATACAACTTTGGGGAGAGAGCCTTGGAAAAATTGATGCAAATAACACAAACCAAGGTTTAACTCCAATTGGACTTTTAGGACCAGTTGATCAACACTCATTTTTACAGCTTATTGTAGAAGGGAAAAGAGATAAAACTGTAACATTTATAAAAATTAAAGATTTTAAAGATGATACAAAAATTGCTCCTATTAGTTTAAGTGGATTAGAAGAGCTTGATTATATAAATAATCTTGATTTTAAAGAGTTAATAAATCTTCAAGCAGATGCTACAATAGCATCAGTAAAAGAGTATAAAAAAGATATTCCTATTGATTTAATAGAAATAGAAGAGATAAGTGAATACGAAATAGGAAAACTTCTATTTTACTACGAACTTTTAACTTCAATTGTAGGAAAATTACTAAGAATAAACACTTATGACCAACCAGGTGTTGAAGGTGGAAAAATTATATTAAAAGAGATGTTAAAAAGCAAAAATTAA
- a CDS encoding AEC family transporter yields MEHIFSSLIPIFSLIMIGYLFKKISFPSPDFWPMADKLTYYILMPALLIFTLSKAKIDSNSISFIAVCLLAIFITMIILMIFNKLSPTQNSSFTSIVQGGIRFNTYVFLALSGSIFEDKGLVLAAIIITFAIPFLNILSISIFALYSNNNKIDFIYLFKSIVKNPLIISCVLGALINFSEIKIPISIENLLKILSSAALPLGLISIGYTLVLKEIKSAKKDLTVTMIAKFIVLPLIMYILAISFSLDNLMIAILVLFAIMPTAPSAFILARQLGGDLSLMTSIITVQTIVAALFLIIFLQYFN; encoded by the coding sequence ATGGAACATATATTTTCTAGCCTCATTCCTATTTTTTCACTAATTATGATTGGGTACTTATTTAAAAAAATAAGTTTCCCTTCACCTGATTTTTGGCCAATGGCTGATAAACTAACATACTATATTTTGATGCCTGCATTATTAATTTTTACTTTATCTAAAGCTAAAATTGACTCAAATAGCATATCTTTTATAGCTGTTTGCCTTCTTGCAATATTTATCACTATGATAATTTTGATGATATTTAATAAATTAAGCCCTACACAAAACAGCTCTTTTACTTCAATAGTTCAAGGTGGAATAAGATTTAATACTTATGTATTTTTGGCTCTTAGTGGCTCTATTTTTGAAGATAAAGGTTTAGTATTAGCTGCAATTATTATAACTTTTGCAATACCTTTTTTAAATATTTTATCTATTTCTATATTTGCTTTGTACTCAAATAATAATAAAATTGATTTTATATATTTATTTAAATCTATTGTAAAAAATCCTTTAATAATTTCTTGTGTTTTAGGAGCTTTAATAAACTTTTCTGAAATAAAAATACCAATTAGCATAGAGAATCTACTAAAAATCTTAAGTAGTGCTGCTCTTCCATTAGGTCTAATATCTATTGGTTATACATTAGTTTTAAAAGAGATAAAAAGTGCAAAAAAAGATTTAACTGTTACTATGATTGCAAAGTTTATAGTTTTACCACTTATCATGTATATCTTAGCAATTTCTTTTTCACTAGATAATTTAATGATTGCTATATTAGTTCTATTTGCTATTATGCCAACTGCTCCTAGTGCATTTATTTTAGCACGTCAATTAGGTGGTGATTTATCTTTAATGACATCAATAATAACTGTACAAACAATAGTTGCTGCGCTATTTTTAATAATTTTCTTACAATATTTTAATTAA
- a CDS encoding phosphomannomutase/phosphoglucomutase has product MSSSIFREYDIRGIFQKELNEDIVKKIGFYLAKALLKRVPNASFLAVGYDARLHSPTLKGWLSSGINKAGLKVLDMGLVPTPANYFANFNEIDGYKCDGSIMITGSHNPPEYNGFKITLNKEPFFGEDIYSLGRDILADNSNIDDNEAVIKIDSKNRYIDYIVESFKHLKLENKKFIFDCGNGVAGVVLGEILTKLNIKNKILFEEPDGNFPNHHPDPSDEHTLEDIKKELASGEFDFGFAYDGDADRIALLSKKYNFKGDILAIFFSKHMKNPTVIGEVKCSQVMYDTINSYGKAIMYKTGHSNLKVKIKEMNADFAAEVSGHLFFNDRYFGYDDAIYATFRALELIDAGFDFDKEYEALPQVYSTPEINITVTEDTKFKIIEELKVALQNPPSDFPKIKDIITVDGVRVIFEKGWGLVRASNTTPKLVTRFEADNQENAKVYEDALINLFNKLQGK; this is encoded by the coding sequence ATGAGTTCATCTATTTTTAGAGAATATGATATTAGAGGGATATTTCAAAAGGAATTAAACGAAGATATTGTAAAAAAAATTGGGTTTTATTTAGCAAAGGCACTATTAAAAAGAGTTCCAAATGCTTCTTTTTTGGCTGTTGGTTATGATGCAAGACTTCATTCACCAACTTTAAAAGGTTGGTTAAGTTCAGGAATAAACAAAGCTGGTTTAAAAGTTTTGGATATGGGATTAGTTCCAACTCCTGCAAACTACTTTGCTAATTTTAATGAAATAGATGGATACAAATGTGATGGTTCTATTATGATTACAGGTTCACATAATCCACCTGAATATAATGGTTTTAAAATAACATTAAATAAAGAGCCATTTTTTGGAGAAGATATTTATTCTTTAGGAAGAGATATTTTAGCGGATAATTCAAATATTGATGATAATGAAGCTGTTATAAAAATTGATTCAAAAAATAGATATATTGATTATATAGTTGAAAGCTTCAAACATTTAAAACTTGAAAATAAAAAGTTTATTTTTGATTGTGGTAACGGTGTTGCTGGTGTTGTTTTAGGTGAGATTTTAACAAAACTAAATATTAAAAATAAAATTTTATTTGAAGAGCCAGATGGAAATTTTCCAAATCATCACCCAGATCCAAGTGATGAGCATACTTTAGAAGATATCAAAAAAGAGTTAGCAAGTGGAGAGTTTGATTTTGGTTTTGCTTACGATGGAGATGCAGATAGAATTGCCCTACTTTCAAAAAAATATAACTTCAAAGGTGATATATTAGCGATATTCTTCTCTAAACATATGAAAAACCCAACAGTTATTGGTGAAGTTAAATGTTCACAAGTTATGTATGACACTATAAACTCTTATGGTAAAGCTATTATGTATAAAACAGGACATTCAAACTTGAAAGTTAAAATTAAAGAGATGAATGCAGATTTTGCTGCTGAAGTATCAGGGCATCTATTCTTTAATGATAGATATTTTGGATACGATGATGCTATTTATGCTACTTTTAGAGCTTTAGAGTTAATCGATGCTGGTTTTGATTTTGATAAAGAGTATGAAGCCTTACCACAAGTATATTCAACTCCTGAGATAAATATAACTGTAACAGAAGATACAAAATTTAAAATCATTGAAGAATTAAAAGTTGCTTTACAAAATCCACCTTCAGATTTTCCAAAAATCAAGGATATTATAACTGTTGATGGTGTAAGAGTTATTTTTGAAAAAGGTTGGGGACTTGTACGTGCTAGTAACACAACTCCAAAATTAGTAACAAGATTTGAAGCTGATAATCAAGAAAATGCAAAAGTATATGAAGATGCATTAATAAATCTATTTAATAAATTACAAGGAAAATAA
- a CDS encoding Wzz/FepE/Etk N-terminal domain-containing protein: protein MQENKILNEDEIDLRELFETIWKKRFFIIIFTFTITLIAFIYVLLKNPTPVYEGNLSVQIGEIQSENFGNRIIETPQNLSYILGIEFKVNSTIAKGTTSILEIKYSNEDKARIKTILEDVKNFIITKHENDTSFYKNKIMTKEIGDIKISEEAINKPKKALIVTVAFITGFILSIFLVFLIQFIQSIKKES, encoded by the coding sequence ATGCAAGAAAACAAAATTTTAAATGAAGATGAGATAGATTTAAGGGAATTATTTGAAACTATTTGGAAAAAAAGATTTTTTATAATTATTTTTACTTTTACAATAACTTTAATCGCTTTTATTTATGTTTTACTAAAAAATCCAACACCAGTTTATGAAGGAAATTTAAGTGTTCAAATAGGAGAAATACAAAGTGAAAATTTTGGAAATAGAATTATAGAAACTCCTCAGAATTTATCTTATATTTTAGGAATAGAGTTTAAAGTTAATTCAACTATTGCTAAAGGAACAACTTCTATTCTTGAAATAAAATATTCAAATGAAGATAAAGCAAGAATAAAAACTATTTTAGAAGATGTTAAAAATTTTATTATAACAAAGCATGAAAATGATACTTCATTTTATAAAAATAAAATTATGACAAAAGAAATTGGAGATATTAAAATATCAGAAGAAGCTATTAATAAACCTAAAAAAGCTTTAATTGTAACAGTTGCTTTTATAACTGGATTTATTCTTTCAATATTTTTAGTATTTCTTATTCAATTTATTCAAAGTATAAAAAAAGAGTCTTAA
- a CDS encoding YaiI/YqxD family protein, with protein sequence MITLYVDGDAFPNLLKPILLRSIERLQIKTYVIANKKINIGESCHVKYIIVDTLADEADNKIVEMLEEGDLVITADIPLADRVIEKNAHAIDHRGELYSVDNIKQYLAMRNLMESIRESGEITGGPKPFSQKDAQMFANQLNSFLIKYYK encoded by the coding sequence ATGATTACTCTTTATGTCGATGGTGATGCTTTTCCAAATTTGCTCAAGCCAATATTACTACGCTCAATAGAGAGATTACAGATTAAAACATATGTAATAGCAAACAAAAAGATAAATATAGGCGAGTCTTGTCACGTCAAGTACATCATCGTAGATACTTTAGCAGATGAAGCAGACAATAAAATAGTAGAGATGTTAGAAGAGGGCGATTTGGTTATTACTGCTGATATACCACTAGCAGATAGGGTGATAGAAAAAAATGCACATGCAATTGATCACCGAGGTGAACTTTATAGTGTTGATAATATCAAACAATACTTAGCGATGCGAAATCTAATGGAGAGTATCCGTGAGAGTGGTGAGATTACAGGCGGACCAAAACCATTTTCACAAAAAGATGCGCAAATGTTTGCAAACCAGCTCAATAGTTTTTTGATTAAATATTATAAATAA
- a CDS encoding catalase, whose product MKKSFVSLFLSASLLAGISQANEETNSNVYDAQRIADIFYTLNYDKNNPKGKVNHAVGFCGDGSFIPSKDITSKLDIPFLNQKNIDAQVRYSLGGALKTDKSKPRGLAIKLNGENEAWTMVMLNTEINFAKNPQEFGQFFEMNIPVNGKVDKENIAKLMKEVDSYRNFIDYNSKRGITPSVSNIEFYSIHTFMFKDKKSGDMIPARWKFVPVDGIKYLTKEELEKKGDKFLEDDFSKYVKNKPVSYKMYLVYANKNDVTNDTTALWSGEHKEELVGTLNVSQYSGNTCNSDVYFPSEIPTGVGAPNDPLFDIRNQAYAITFGKRQ is encoded by the coding sequence ATGAAAAAAAGTTTTGTAAGTTTATTTTTATCAGCTTCACTATTAGCTGGAATTTCACAAGCAAATGAAGAGACAAATTCAAATGTATATGATGCACAAAGAATTGCAGATATTTTTTATACATTAAATTATGACAAAAATAACCCAAAAGGAAAAGTAAATCATGCGGTTGGTTTTTGTGGAGATGGTTCTTTTATTCCATCAAAAGATATTACATCTAAATTAGATATTCCATTTTTAAATCAAAAAAATATAGATGCACAAGTTAGATACTCTTTGGGTGGAGCTTTAAAAACAGATAAAAGCAAACCAAGAGGACTTGCTATTAAACTTAATGGTGAAAATGAAGCTTGGACAATGGTTATGTTAAATACAGAGATTAACTTTGCAAAAAATCCACAAGAGTTTGGACAATTTTTTGAAATGAACATTCCTGTAAATGGAAAAGTTGATAAAGAAAATATTGCTAAACTTATGAAAGAAGTAGATTCTTATCGTAATTTTATTGACTACAACAGCAAAAGAGGAATAACTCCTAGTGTTTCAAATATTGAGTTTTACAGTATTCATACATTTATGTTTAAAGATAAAAAAAGTGGAGATATGATTCCTGCTAGATGGAAATTTGTTCCTGTTGATGGGATAAAATATCTTACAAAAGAGGAATTAGAGAAAAAAGGTGATAAATTTTTAGAAGATGATTTTAGTAAATATGTTAAAAATAAACCTGTATCTTATAAAATGTATTTAGTTTATGCAAATAAAAATGATGTAACAAATGATACAACAGCTTTATGGAGTGGAGAACATAAAGAGGAGCTTGTAGGAACACTAAATGTTTCGCAATATAGCGGAAATACATGTAATTCAGATGTTTATTTTCCATCAGAAATTCCAACAGGTGTAGGTGCTCCAAATGATCCACTGTTTGATATTAGAAATCAAGCTTATGCTATTACATTTGGAAAAAGACAATAA
- a CDS encoding type II toxin-antitoxin system RelE family toxin, with amino-acid sequence MIYKIKFTPISYKEWNSLDSAIKLQFKKKLEKIVHNPRIVKNKLSGYKNIYKIKLRSSGFRLACEVKEEQIVILVLSVGKRENNKVYEKLKESMTKETDKEEFKNFNKII; translated from the coding sequence ATGATTTATAAAATAAAATTTACTCCAATTTCATATAAAGAGTGGAATAGTCTTGATTCAGCTATTAAACTACAATTTAAAAAAAAATTAGAAAAAATTGTACATAATCCAAGAATAGTAAAAAATAAATTAAGTGGATATAAAAATATATATAAAATAAAGCTAAGAAGCTCTGGTTTTAGGCTAGCATGTGAAGTAAAAGAAGAACAAATAGTTATATTAGTTTTAAGTGTAGGAAAAAGAGAAAATAATAAAGTATATGAAAAACTGAAAGAAAGTATGACAAAAGAGACAGATAAAGAAGAGTTTAAAAATTTTAACAAAATAATATAA
- the galE gene encoding UDP-glucose 4-epimerase GalE has translation MILITGGAGYIGTHTLVELKKANFDFVVYDNFSNSSKEALKRVKKIIGSKVKFVKGDIRDKKALRKVFKKYTIDSVIHFAGLKAVGESVAKPLKYYDNNVVGTIKLLEVMREFNCKKIVFSSSATVYGNPETCPIDESFPIGATTNPYGTSKYMIERILEDLYISDNSFKIAILRYFNPVGAEESGLIRENPNGIPNNLMPYISQVAVGKLKELSVFGSDYETKDGTGVRDYIHVVDLANAHVKAIEYLFGTGTLFPVNKKDETKVSFPLILNIGTGTGYSVLDIIKAFEKASGEKIPYKLVNRRAGDIAICYSNPQKAKEILNWEAKHSLDDMCKSSWNWQSKNPIGYEKK, from the coding sequence ATGATACTAATAACAGGCGGAGCAGGTTATATTGGAACTCATACTTTAGTAGAACTAAAAAAAGCAAATTTTGATTTTGTAGTTTATGACAATTTTTCAAACTCATCAAAAGAGGCTCTAAAAAGAGTTAAAAAAATAATTGGCTCAAAAGTAAAATTTGTAAAAGGTGATATAAGAGATAAAAAAGCTTTGAGAAAAGTTTTTAAAAAATATACCATAGATTCTGTTATTCACTTTGCTGGACTCAAAGCTGTAGGAGAGAGTGTTGCAAAACCTTTGAAGTATTATGATAACAATGTTGTAGGGACTATTAAACTTTTAGAAGTTATGCGTGAGTTTAACTGTAAAAAAATAGTTTTCTCTTCAAGTGCTACTGTTTATGGAAACCCAGAAACTTGTCCAATAGATGAGAGCTTTCCTATTGGAGCTACTACAAATCCATATGGAACTAGTAAATATATGATTGAAAGAATATTAGAGGATTTATATATAAGTGATAATAGCTTTAAAATTGCTATTTTAAGATATTTTAATCCAGTAGGTGCAGAGGAAAGTGGACTTATAAGGGAAAATCCAAACGGTATTCCAAATAATCTTATGCCATATATCTCTCAAGTTGCTGTTGGTAAATTAAAAGAGCTAAGTGTATTTGGAAGTGATTATGAAACAAAAGATGGTACAGGAGTAAGGGATTATATCCATGTAGTTGATTTGGCAAACGCTCATGTAAAAGCTATAGAGTATCTTTTTGGAACAGGAACTTTATTCCCTGTAAATAAAAAAGATGAGACTAAAGTCTCATTTCCACTTATTTTAAATATTGGAACAGGAACTGGATATAGTGTTTTAGATATTATAAAAGCTTTTGAAAAAGCAAGTGGAGAAAAAATACCTTATAAACTAGTAAATAGAAGAGCAGGGGATATTGCAATTTGCTACTCAAATCCACAAAAAGCAAAAGAGATTTTAAATTGGGAAGCAAAACATAGTTTAGATGATATGTGTAAATCTAGCTGGAATTGGCAAAGTAAAAATCCAATAGGGTATGAAAAAAAGTGA
- a CDS encoding type II toxin-antitoxin system Phd/YefM family antitoxin, with protein MQPILSKYTASITELKKSPSQLLKDTGDEAVAILNHNITSAYLVPSSLYEKMMDIIDDYYLIKELEERLSYKEDELIEVSLNDL; from the coding sequence ATGCAACCAATCTTGTCAAAATATACAGCAAGTATAACAGAACTTAAAAAATCACCTTCACAACTACTAAAAGATACAGGAGATGAAGCAGTAGCAATTTTAAATCACAATATAACTAGTGCATATCTAGTACCAAGTTCTTTATATGAAAAGATGATGGATATTATAGATGATTATTATTTAATAAAAGAGCTAGAAGAGAGATTAAGCTATAAAGAAGATGAGCTAATAGAGGTCTCTTTAAATGATTTATAA
- the galU gene encoding UTP--glucose-1-phosphate uridylyltransferase GalU: protein MSNTNNPIKKCLFPAAGYGTRFLPATKATPKEMLPVLTKPLIQYGVEEALAAGIENMSIVTGRGKRAIEDHFDISYELEHQIKGTSKEHYLTEIRSVITKCTFSYTRQIEMKGLGHAILCGENLIGNQPFAVLLADDLCDAPDKGVLSQMVELYKKYNCSIVAIEEIPKEDTNKYGVIAGNEIEPGIFMVKDMVEKPEPEVAPSNLAIIGRYILTPDIFDIIRETKPGKGGEIQITDALLTQAKNGMVLAYKFKGERFDCGSIDGFVKATNYFYDKSIKNVKKEEKKDNGKK from the coding sequence ATGAGCAATACAAACAATCCAATCAAAAAATGTCTGTTTCCAGCTGCTGGATATGGTACAAGATTTTTACCTGCAACAAAAGCAACACCAAAAGAGATGTTACCTGTTTTAACAAAACCACTTATTCAATACGGAGTTGAAGAAGCACTTGCTGCTGGTATTGAGAATATGTCTATTGTAACAGGAAGAGGGAAAAGAGCTATTGAAGACCACTTTGATATATCTTATGAGCTTGAGCATCAAATCAAAGGGACTAGCAAAGAACACTATTTAACAGAGATTAGAAGTGTTATTACAAAGTGTACTTTTTCATACACAAGACAAATAGAGATGAAAGGTTTAGGTCACGCAATATTATGTGGTGAAAACTTAATTGGAAATCAACCATTTGCTGTGCTTCTAGCAGATGACTTATGTGATGCACCTGATAAAGGTGTTTTATCTCAAATGGTTGAGCTATATAAAAAATATAACTGCTCAATTGTTGCTATTGAAGAGATACCAAAAGAAGATACAAATAAATATGGAGTAATTGCTGGAAATGAGATAGAACCAGGAATTTTCATGGTAAAAGACATGGTTGAAAAACCTGAACCAGAAGTTGCTCCTTCAAATTTAGCGATTATTGGAAGATATATTTTAACTCCAGATATTTTTGACATTATTAGAGAGACAAAACCAGGTAAAGGTGGAGAAATTCAGATAACTGATGCACTTTTAACTCAAGCAAAAAATGGTATGGTTTTAGCTTATAAATTTAAAGGTGAAAGATTTGACTGTGGAAGTATCGATGGATTTGTAAAAGCTACAAACTACTTTTATGATAAATCAATAAAAAATGTGAAAAAAGAAGAAAAAAAAGATAACGGGAAAAAGTAG